The Bacillus sp. F19 DNA segment GGAATAGCAAAAAAGCTTATTGCTTATGCTAAACAAGCCTGTGCAGATCAAAACATGGATTTCCTTGAGATTGGTACAGGGAACTCAAGCCTAGAACAGCTTGCCCTTTATCAGAAATGCGGATTTCGCATGCAGAAAGTAATTGAAAATTACTTCATTGCTCATTACCCGGAGCCCATTTTTGAAAATGGCATTCAATGCATGGATATGGTCAGGCTAAAAATGCAAATAAAAAAAGATAGCTAGAATAATCTAGCTATCTTGCAACATGAAAACCTATTATTTACCAATGAACATTTGAGTCCAGTAGTTGCCTTCAGCTACATGGCCTACACCAATGTGAGTGAAGCTTGAGTTCATGATGTTTTTACGGTGGCCTTCAGAGTTCATCCATGCTTGT contains these protein-coding regions:
- a CDS encoding GNAT family N-acetyltransferase, which codes for MEIVIRKLQGNRAAPMDLLLEADPSEQNINQYLKKGTVFLAELEKNKAGVMVLMPISPASMEIMNLAVDEKFRGKGIAKKLIAYAKQACADQNMDFLEIGTGNSSLEQLALYQKCGFRMQKVIENYFIAHYPEPIFENGIQCMDMVRLKMQIKKDS